In Natator depressus isolate rNatDep1 chromosome 9, rNatDep2.hap1, whole genome shotgun sequence, a single genomic region encodes these proteins:
- the LOC141993711 gene encoding uncharacterized protein LOC141993711, translated as MLFDSFNGDGGNTEAGFGDEEEDYDDDDEVVDSSQQASGETSFPDSQELFLTLDLEPVPPEPTQGCLLDPAGGEGTSAACVSMITGSSPSQRLVKIRKKKKRTRDEMFSELMLSSHTDRAQTNAWRQIMSECRKAQNDREERWRAEERAEAERWRQRDERRQDSMLRLLEDQTSMLQCMVELQQRQLEHRLPLQPLLSSARGAGPTQPAHAIPTRNELVLSCLWTSPALRGRASHPADGGRG; from the exons atgttgtttgactccttcaatggagatggaggcaatacggaagcaggttttggggacgaagaagaagattatgatgatgatgatgaggttgtagatagctcacagcaagcaagcggagaaaccagttttcctgacagccaggaactgtttctcaccctggacctggagccagtaccccctgaacccacccaaggctgcctcctggacccagcaggcggagaagggacctctg ctgcatgtgtttcaatgatcacaggatcttctccttcccagaggctagtgaagattagaaagaaaaaaaaacgcactcgagatgaaatgttctccgagctcatgctgtcctcccacactgacagagcacagacgaatgcgtggaggcaaataatgtcagagtgcaggaaagcacaaaatgaccgggaggagaggtggcgggctgaagagagggctgaagctgaaaggtggcggcagcgtgatgagaggaggcaggattcaatgctgaggctgctggaggatcaaaccagtatgctccagtgtatggttgagctgcagcaaaggcagctggagcacagactgccactacagcccttgt TGTCCAGCGCCAGGGGAGCTGGCCCTACTCAGCCTGCCCATGCCATCCCTACTCGGAATGAGTTAGTTCTGTCCTGCCTCTGGACCAGCCCAGCCCTGAGGGGCCGGGCCTCTCACCCAGCAGATGGCGGCCGGGGCTAG
- the POLR2D gene encoding DNA-directed RNA polymerase II subunit RPB4, producing MAAGGSEARVADVEEDASQLVFPKEFETAETLLNSEVHMLLEHRKQQNESAEDEQELSEVFMKTLNYTARFSRFKNRETIASVRSLLLQKKLHKFELACLANLCPETAEEAKALIPSLEGRFEDEELQQILDDIQTKRSFQY from the exons ATGGCGGCCGGAGGTAGCGAGGCCCGGGTCGCGGACGTGGAGGAGGACGCCTCGCAGCTCGTCTTCCCCAAag AATTTGAAACTGCTGAGACGCTTCTAAATTCAGAAGTGCACATGCTTCTTGAGCATCGTAAACAACAGAATGAGAGTGCTGAGGATGAGCAGGAGCTTTCGGAAGTCTTCATGAAAACTCTGAACTACACGGCTCGCTTCAGCCGCTTCAAAAACCGGGAGACCATTGCCAGCGTCCGCAG TTTGTTGCTCCAGAAAAAGCTCCATAAATTTGAATTGGCGTGTTTGGCTAATTTGTGTCCTGAGACAGCTGAGGAGGCCAAGGCTTTGATTCCCAG CCTAGAGGGCCGGTTTGAAGATGAGGAGCTACAGCAGATTCTTGATGACATTCAGACCAAACGAAGCTTCCAGTACTAG